One part of the Solea solea chromosome 1, fSolSol10.1, whole genome shotgun sequence genome encodes these proteins:
- the cdyl gene encoding chromodomain Y-like protein, with amino-acid sequence MATEDFYEVERIIEKRRNKKGNLEYLVRWRGYGSEEDTWEPESHLSTCMIYVHEFDRQYAERQRDDMLLRSTRSSPSLLCSSTQRSAFRSPPTLTTHSDISAGVKQVKPAVSLTYPPLAGLTRAAAVGSQQPADKFSRGLMLASPAGSARRSVDLSKTGIKILVPKSPINSCLDSEECPSEAGAQEAHLVPPEVALLEKPAGVQLGPGEERARMGTRPRSQNPLPLPRLPVSPATMQSLISTGNSVLMEAVSANGMSGVKSAAVAVGKRRLEERCAFDKRLRFSVRQTESAYRYRDIVVKKQDGFTHILLSTKSSENNTLNPEVMKEIQSAMATAASDDSKLVLLGAVGSVFCCGLDFLYFIRRLTDDRKKESIKMAETIRTFVNTFIQFRKPIVAAVNGPALGLGASLLPLCDVVWANEKAWFQTPYTSYGQTPDACSSFTFPRVMGLASANELLLSGRKLTAQEACSKGLVSQVLWPGTFTQEVMLRIKELVMVDSVVLRESKALMRNMSRGALEQANERECEALKRVWGSSQGTDAILQHLHRGTMTQHF; translated from the exons ATGGCGACCGAGGACTTCTATGAG GTGGAGCGCATCATTGAGAAGAGGCGGAATAAGAAGGGCAACCTGGAATACCTGGTCAGGTGGAGAGGTTATGGTTCAGAGGAGGACACCTGGGAACCCGAGAGTCACCTGTCCACCTGTATGATTTACGTCCACGAGTTTGACCGTCAGTACGCTGAGCGACAGAGAGACGACATGTTACTGAGATCCACCCGCAGCTCGCCAAGTCTCCTCTGCAGTTCCACCCAGAGATCAGCCTTCAGGTCTCCCCCCACCCTCACAACCCACAGTGACATTAGTGCCGGTGTAAAGCAGGTCAAACCTGCCGTCAGCCTCACTTACCCGCCACTCGCTGGACTTACCCGTGCAGCAGCCGTCGGCTCTCAGCAGCCGGCCGACAAGTTCAGCCGCGGCCTGATGTTGGCGTCTCCGGCCGGCTCCGCCCGCCGCAGCGTGGACTTGTCTAAGACTGGCATTAAAATCCTAGTTCCCAAGAGTCCCATCAACAGCTGCCTGGACTCAGAGGAGTGTCCGAGCGAGGCTGGCGCTCAGGAGGCTCACCTGGTTCCACCAGAGGTCGCCCTGCTGGAGAAACCTGCAGGGGTGCAGCTTGGGCCTGGAGAGGAGAGGGCACGCATGGGAACCCGGCCTCGCAGTCAGAACCCTCTGCCCCTGCCACGACTTCCTGTCTCACCTGCAACCATGCAGTCGCTCATCAGCACAG gtaACTCTGTGTTAATGGAGGCTGTTTCAGCCAATGGGATGTCAGGTGTGAAGAGCGCCGCTGTTGCCGTGGGGAAACGCCGCCTGGAGGAACGCTGTGCTTTTGACAAGCGGCTGCGCTTCAGCGTCCGACAGACGGAGAGCGCTTATCGTTACCGCGACATCGTGGTGAAGAAACAAGATGGTTTCACCCACATTCTGCTTTCCACCAAGAGCTCAGAAAACAACACGCTCAACCCTGAG GTGATGAAGGAGATCCAGAGCGCCATGGCAACGGCAGCGTCAGACGACAGTAAGCTGGTGTTACTTGGTGCCGTCGGCAGCGTCTTCTGCTGCGGTCTGGACTTCCTGTATTTCATCAGACGCCTGACGGATGACAGGAAGAAGGAGAGCATTAAGATGGCTGAAACCATCAG GACGTTCGTCAACACCTTCATCCAGTTCAGGAAGCCGATAGTGGCAGCAGTGAACGGACCAGCTCTGGGCCTTGGCGCGTCCCTCCTGCCGCTCTGTGACGTGGTTTGGGCCAATGAGAAGGCGTGGTTTCAGACGCCGTACACGTCCTATGGCCAGACGCCGGACGCTTGCTCCTCCTTCACCTTCCCCCGTGTCATGGGCCTGGCATCG GCTAACGAGCTGCTGCTGAGCGGCAGGAAGTTGACGGCTCAAGAGGCGTGTTCTAAAGGTTTGGTGTCTCAGGTTCTGTGGCCTGGAAccttcacacaggaagtgatgctgAGAATCAAAGAGCTGGTGATGGTGGACTCAGTG gttcTACGTGAGTCGAAAGCATTGATGAGGAACATGAGCCGCGGCGCTCTGGAACAAGCTAATGAGCGTGAGTGTGAGGCTTTGAAGAGAGTGTGGGGTTCTTCACAGGGAACAGATGCCATTTTACAACACCTGCACAGAGGAACCATGACTCAGCACTTCTGA
- the rpp40 gene encoding ribonuclease P protein subunit p40, with translation MSVDVAQAPPSLLVCERSSFVEQNNRVGSHVEQLHFNYKVSLLLPECSSAPSHLDSVLKSFSSFYLIRKLPIYELLNKDFLESAVYHGSVYGLSYKTRIDEDTCVALMPNGRLCLSLDKHSFQLLGFEGTWSRFRPKDRHIVSVDLTDSSMAPGGRGYLRLLTGLMSRLPLSMDFLLSHHPGGGAYLQPLLSRYDWSEHRPEMISQVLPHLSCPSDPKSCDVQSFLEWLGAVDADISSENSSSSFLSSFVCPEPKTVLSRALSVSICGLLPPPDVHRLIQEVRRYLEQTRLETWASLTVHGFADSPVSWRDNEHGHLRGGENFYTLLMFQDHAYHLYLATGAHDTCPP, from the exons ATGTCAGTGGACGTGGCTCAGGCTCCGCCCTCTCTGCTCGTGTGTGAACGGTCCAGTTTCGTGGAGCAGAACAACAGAGTGGGTTCTCACGTGGAACAACTACACTTCAACTACAAG GTGTCTTTGCTGCTGCCTGAATGTAGCTCTGCCCCCTCTCACCTGGACTCTGTGTTAAAAAGTTTCAGCAGTTTCTACCTGATCAGGAAGCTGCCCATCTATGAACTTCTGAATAAAGACTTCCTGGAGTCGGCCGTGTACCATG GAAGTGTGTACGGTCTCTCGTACAAGACCAGGATTGATGAAGACACCTGTGTTGCTTTGATGCCAAACG gTCGTCTGTGTCTGTCCCTGGACAAACACTCGTTCCAGCTGTTGGGCTTTGAAGGGACTTGGTCCAGGTTTAGGCCAAaggacagacaca TCGTGTCTGTGGATCTGACCGACAGCAGCATGGCTCCTGGTGGGCGGGGCTACCTCAGACTCCTCACTGGTCTAATGTCACGACTTCCTCTGTCCATGGACTTCCTGCTGTCTCATCACCCAG GGGGCGGAGCTTACTTGCAGCCCCTCCTCTCTCGCTATGATTGGTCGGAGCACAGACCTGAGATGATAAGTCAGGTTCTGCCTCACCTGTCTTGTCCATCTGACCCAAAGTCATGTGACGTGCAAAGCTTCCTGGAGTGGCTCGGAGCCGTGGACGCTGACATCAGCAG TGAGAATTCGTCCAGCAGCTTCCTGTCGTCCTTTGTGTGTCCTGAACCGAAGACGGTGCTGAGTCGAGCTCTGAGCGTGTCCATCTGTGGACTGTTGCCTCCTCCCGACGTCCACCGCCTAATCCAGGAAGTCAG GCGGTACCTGGAACAGACACGGCTTGAGACCTGGGCGTCGCTGACCGTACATGGTTTTGCAGACAGTCCCGTGTCGTGGCGGGACAACGAGCATGGACACCTGCGAGGAGGAGAGAACTTCTATACCCTGCTGATGTTCCAGGACCACGCCTACCACCTGTACCTCGCTACAGGTGCACATGACACCTGTCCtccatga
- the riok1 gene encoding serine/threonine-protein kinase RIO1 isoform X3: MSLCSMRRRKRRMMMMMMMMSGHGTQQSNKQNPANKTSSTLSDKALRKYEHKINLDKLDFDHSVINKVTTMQKQKDAETYRVKDKSDRATVEQVLDPRTRMILFKMLSRGVISEINGCISTGKEANVYHASSPAGDSRAIKIYKTSILQFKDRDKYVSGEFRFRHGYCKGNPRKMVRTWAEKEMRNLIRLQTAGILSPEPLLLRSHVLLMSFIGKDNIPAPLLKNASLTESKARELYLQVLQNMRKMFQDARLVHADLSEFNMLYHDGDAYIIDVSQSVEHDHPHALEFLRKDCSNVNEFFAKRGVAVMTVRELFDFITDLSITCHNMDQYLEKAMVISSERTLEQRSDQDQVDEEVFKKAFIPRTLTEVSHYERDVDLMRDKEEELAMTGSDDNILYQTLTGLKKNLSGVQTVPALLEDEGSSSSSSSSPSEEEDDQEVGQQQQSEDTSLDKKEKKKLMKEAQREKRRTKVPKHVKKRKEKVAKMKKGR, from the exons ATGTCACTCTgcagcatgaggaggaggaagaggaggatgatgatgatgatgatgatgatgagtggaCATGGCACTCAGCAG tctaaCAAACAGAATCCAGCCAATAAAACATCATCAACACTGTCGGACAAAGCTTTGAGGAAATAtgaacataaaatcaatctgg ataaACTAGACTTTGACCATTCAGTGATCAATAAAGTCACGACGATGCAGAAGCAGAAAGACGCTGAAAC GTACAGAGTAAAGGACAAGTCTGATCGAGCCACAGTGGAACAG GTCTTAGATCCTCGGACTCGGATGATTCTATTTAAGATGCTGAGTCGAGGAGTGATCAGTGAAATCAATGGCTGCATCAGCACAGGGAAGGAG GCAAATGTCTATCATGCAAGCTCACCAGCAGGGGACAGCAGAGCCATCAAGATCTACAAGACGTCCATCCTACAGTTTAAAGATCGAGACAAATACGTCAGCGGAGAGTTCAG GTTCCGTCATGGTTACTGTAAAGGGAACCCCAGAAAGATGGTGAGAACCTGGGCCGAGAAGGAGATGAGGAACCTCATCAG gttGCAGACGGCTGGAATCCTGAGTCCAGAACCGTTGTTGCTGAGGAGTCATGTTCTGCTGATGAGCTTCATTGGAAAAGACAACAT ACCGGCTCCTCTGCTGAAGAACGCGTCGCTGACGGAGTCAAAGGCTCGAGAACTTTACCTGCAGGTTCTACAGAACATGAGGAAGATGTTCCAGGATGCTCGACTCGTCCACGCTGACCTCAGCGAATTCAACATGCT GTATCATGACGGAGACGCTTACATCATTGATGTGTCTCAGTCCGTGGAACATGATCATCCTCACGCTCTGGAGTTCCTCAGGAAGGACTGCAGCAACGTCAATG AGTTCTTTGCAAAGAGAGGCGTGGCCGTGATGACGGTCCGAGAACTCTTTGACTTCATCACTGACCTGTCAATCACCTGCCACAACATGGATCAATACCTGGAGAAG GCCATGGTGATTTCCTCCGAGCGGACGTTGGAGCAGCGATCAGATCAGGACCAAGTGGACGAGGAG GTGTTTAAAAAGGCCTTCATTCCCCGAACTCTGACGGAGGTCAGTCACTACGAGAGAGATGTGGACCTGATGAgggacaaggaggaggagttagccatgacaggaagtgatgacaaC ATCTTGTATCAGACGCTCACTGGACTGAAGAAGAATCTGTCAGGAGTTCAGACG GTTCCTGCTCTCCTGGAGGATGAAGGTtcctcgtcatcatcatcatcgtcaccatcagaggaagaggatgatcaGGAGGTGggtcaacagcagcagagtgaggacacatcattggaCAAAAAG gagaagaagaagctgatgaaagaagctcagagagaaaagagaagaacaaaAGTTCCCAAAcatgtgaagaagaggaaggagaaggtGGCTAAGATGAAGAAGGGtcgatga
- the LOC131440966 gene encoding inositol monophosphatase 1-like isoform X1: protein MSDWCDCFNFGISITKQASEIVMTMFQQHKDVRVKSSSADLVTETDERVENLLISAIRNRYPLHRFIGEESVAAGEHLELTDTPTWIIDPIDGTVNFVHRFPFVAISIAFTVNKQTEFGIVYSCVEDKLFCAQRGGGAFLNGEPLHVSGQEDISRCLVVTEIGAERDDLALSIMTSNIFRLLTLPVHGVRALGTAAVDMCQVATGGADVYYHIGMHCWDIAASAIIVQEAGGVVMDTDGSQFDMMSRRVIAASSLVVAGRVADMIQAFPCRRDDEQPV from the exons ATGTCTGACTGGTGCGACTGTTTCAACTTTGGCATCTCCATCACCAAACAGGCCAgtgag ATCGTCATGACGATGTTTCAGCAGCACAAAGACGTGAGAGTGAAGAGTTCATCAGCTGATCTGGTGACAGAGACTGATGAGAGAGTGGAGAACCTGCTGATCAGTGCCATCAGGAACCGATATCCACTGCACAG GTTTATAGGGGAGGAGTCTGTTGCTGCAGGTGAGCACCTGGAACTGACAGACACGCCCACTTGGATCATCGATCCTATTGATGGGACGGTTAACTTTGTCCACAG GTTTCCGTTTGTGGCGATTTCCATCGCCTTCACGGTCAACAAGCAG ACAGAGTTTGGGATTGTGTACAGTTGTGTGGAGGACAAACTGTTCTGCGctcagagagggggaggagccttTCTGAACGGAGAACCGCTGCACGTGTCTGGACAGGAAG ATATCAGCAGGTGTTTAGTGGTGACGGAGATTGGGGCGGAGCGTGATGACCTGGCCCTGTCCATCATGACCTCCAACATCTTCAGACTGCTCACACTTCCTGTACATGG TGTTCGTGCGTTGGGGACAGCGGCGGTGGACATGTGTCAGGTGGCCACCGGTGGAGCAGATGTTTACTATCACATCGGGATGCACTGCTGGGACATCGCAGCGTCCGCCATCATTGTCCAGGAGGCCGGTGGTGTTGTCATGGATACGGATG gcTCACAGTTTGACATGATGTCCAGGAGAGTCATCGCCGCGAGCTCCTTGGTTGTAGCTGGTCGCGTCGCAGACATGATCCAGGCATTTCCTTGTCGCCGTGACGACGAGCAGCCGGTGTGA
- the riok1 gene encoding serine/threonine-protein kinase RIO1 isoform X1 — translation MSVVGCVPGQFDDAEEDREQKQEAAVLSNISDVTLQHEEEEEEDDDDDDDDEWTWHSAGRDLTKRYNRTSLNCQSNKQNPANKTSSTLSDKALRKYEHKINLDKLDFDHSVINKVTTMQKQKDAETYRVKDKSDRATVEQVLDPRTRMILFKMLSRGVISEINGCISTGKEANVYHASSPAGDSRAIKIYKTSILQFKDRDKYVSGEFRFRHGYCKGNPRKMVRTWAEKEMRNLIRLQTAGILSPEPLLLRSHVLLMSFIGKDNIPAPLLKNASLTESKARELYLQVLQNMRKMFQDARLVHADLSEFNMLYHDGDAYIIDVSQSVEHDHPHALEFLRKDCSNVNEFFAKRGVAVMTVRELFDFITDLSITCHNMDQYLEKAMVISSERTLEQRSDQDQVDEEVFKKAFIPRTLTEVSHYERDVDLMRDKEEELAMTGSDDNILYQTLTGLKKNLSGVQTVPALLEDEGSSSSSSSSPSEEEDDQEVGQQQQSEDTSLDKKEKKKLMKEAQREKRRTKVPKHVKKRKEKVAKMKKGR, via the exons ATGTCGGTGGTTGGGTGTGTACCTGGACAGTTTGATGACGCAGAGGAGGACAG GGAACAGAAACAGGAGGCCGCTGTTCTGAGTAACATCAGTGATGTCACTCTgcagcatgaggaggaggaagaggaggatgatgatgatgatgatgatgatgagtggaCATGGCACTCAGCAGGTAGAGACCTGACCAAGAGATACAACAGAACTTCACTCAACTGTCAG tctaaCAAACAGAATCCAGCCAATAAAACATCATCAACACTGTCGGACAAAGCTTTGAGGAAATAtgaacataaaatcaatctgg ataaACTAGACTTTGACCATTCAGTGATCAATAAAGTCACGACGATGCAGAAGCAGAAAGACGCTGAAAC GTACAGAGTAAAGGACAAGTCTGATCGAGCCACAGTGGAACAG GTCTTAGATCCTCGGACTCGGATGATTCTATTTAAGATGCTGAGTCGAGGAGTGATCAGTGAAATCAATGGCTGCATCAGCACAGGGAAGGAG GCAAATGTCTATCATGCAAGCTCACCAGCAGGGGACAGCAGAGCCATCAAGATCTACAAGACGTCCATCCTACAGTTTAAAGATCGAGACAAATACGTCAGCGGAGAGTTCAG GTTCCGTCATGGTTACTGTAAAGGGAACCCCAGAAAGATGGTGAGAACCTGGGCCGAGAAGGAGATGAGGAACCTCATCAG gttGCAGACGGCTGGAATCCTGAGTCCAGAACCGTTGTTGCTGAGGAGTCATGTTCTGCTGATGAGCTTCATTGGAAAAGACAACAT ACCGGCTCCTCTGCTGAAGAACGCGTCGCTGACGGAGTCAAAGGCTCGAGAACTTTACCTGCAGGTTCTACAGAACATGAGGAAGATGTTCCAGGATGCTCGACTCGTCCACGCTGACCTCAGCGAATTCAACATGCT GTATCATGACGGAGACGCTTACATCATTGATGTGTCTCAGTCCGTGGAACATGATCATCCTCACGCTCTGGAGTTCCTCAGGAAGGACTGCAGCAACGTCAATG AGTTCTTTGCAAAGAGAGGCGTGGCCGTGATGACGGTCCGAGAACTCTTTGACTTCATCACTGACCTGTCAATCACCTGCCACAACATGGATCAATACCTGGAGAAG GCCATGGTGATTTCCTCCGAGCGGACGTTGGAGCAGCGATCAGATCAGGACCAAGTGGACGAGGAG GTGTTTAAAAAGGCCTTCATTCCCCGAACTCTGACGGAGGTCAGTCACTACGAGAGAGATGTGGACCTGATGAgggacaaggaggaggagttagccatgacaggaagtgatgacaaC ATCTTGTATCAGACGCTCACTGGACTGAAGAAGAATCTGTCAGGAGTTCAGACG GTTCCTGCTCTCCTGGAGGATGAAGGTtcctcgtcatcatcatcatcgtcaccatcagaggaagaggatgatcaGGAGGTGggtcaacagcagcagagtgaggacacatcattggaCAAAAAG gagaagaagaagctgatgaaagaagctcagagagaaaagagaagaacaaaAGTTCCCAAAcatgtgaagaagaggaaggagaaggtGGCTAAGATGAAGAAGGGtcgatga
- the riok1 gene encoding serine/threonine-protein kinase RIO1 isoform X2, with amino-acid sequence MSVVGCVPGQFDDAEEDREQKQEAAVLSNISDVTLQHEEEEEEDDDDDDDDEWTWHSAGRDLTKRYNRTSLNCQSNKQNPANKTSSTLSDKALRKYEHKINLDKLDFDHSVINKVTTMQKQKDAETYRVKDKSDRATVEQVLDPRTRMILFKMLSRGVISEINGCISTGKEANVYHASSPAGDSRAIKIYKTSILQFKDRDKYVSGEFRFRHGYCKGNPRKMVRTWAEKEMRNLIRLQTAGILSPEPLLLRSHVLLMSFIGKDNIPAPLLKNASLTESKARELYLQVLQNMRKMFQDARLVHADLSEFNMLYHDGDAYIIDVSQSVEHDHPHALEFLRKDCSNVNEFFAKRGVAVMTVRELFDFITDLSITCHNMDQYLEKAMVISSERTLEQRSDQDQVDEEVFKKAFIPRTLTEVSHYERDVDLMRDKEEELAMTGSDDNILYQTLTGLKKNLSGVQTVPALLEDEGSSSSSSSSPSEEEDDQEEKKKLMKEAQREKRRTKVPKHVKKRKEKVAKMKKGR; translated from the exons ATGTCGGTGGTTGGGTGTGTACCTGGACAGTTTGATGACGCAGAGGAGGACAG GGAACAGAAACAGGAGGCCGCTGTTCTGAGTAACATCAGTGATGTCACTCTgcagcatgaggaggaggaagaggaggatgatgatgatgatgatgatgatgagtggaCATGGCACTCAGCAGGTAGAGACCTGACCAAGAGATACAACAGAACTTCACTCAACTGTCAG tctaaCAAACAGAATCCAGCCAATAAAACATCATCAACACTGTCGGACAAAGCTTTGAGGAAATAtgaacataaaatcaatctgg ataaACTAGACTTTGACCATTCAGTGATCAATAAAGTCACGACGATGCAGAAGCAGAAAGACGCTGAAAC GTACAGAGTAAAGGACAAGTCTGATCGAGCCACAGTGGAACAG GTCTTAGATCCTCGGACTCGGATGATTCTATTTAAGATGCTGAGTCGAGGAGTGATCAGTGAAATCAATGGCTGCATCAGCACAGGGAAGGAG GCAAATGTCTATCATGCAAGCTCACCAGCAGGGGACAGCAGAGCCATCAAGATCTACAAGACGTCCATCCTACAGTTTAAAGATCGAGACAAATACGTCAGCGGAGAGTTCAG GTTCCGTCATGGTTACTGTAAAGGGAACCCCAGAAAGATGGTGAGAACCTGGGCCGAGAAGGAGATGAGGAACCTCATCAG gttGCAGACGGCTGGAATCCTGAGTCCAGAACCGTTGTTGCTGAGGAGTCATGTTCTGCTGATGAGCTTCATTGGAAAAGACAACAT ACCGGCTCCTCTGCTGAAGAACGCGTCGCTGACGGAGTCAAAGGCTCGAGAACTTTACCTGCAGGTTCTACAGAACATGAGGAAGATGTTCCAGGATGCTCGACTCGTCCACGCTGACCTCAGCGAATTCAACATGCT GTATCATGACGGAGACGCTTACATCATTGATGTGTCTCAGTCCGTGGAACATGATCATCCTCACGCTCTGGAGTTCCTCAGGAAGGACTGCAGCAACGTCAATG AGTTCTTTGCAAAGAGAGGCGTGGCCGTGATGACGGTCCGAGAACTCTTTGACTTCATCACTGACCTGTCAATCACCTGCCACAACATGGATCAATACCTGGAGAAG GCCATGGTGATTTCCTCCGAGCGGACGTTGGAGCAGCGATCAGATCAGGACCAAGTGGACGAGGAG GTGTTTAAAAAGGCCTTCATTCCCCGAACTCTGACGGAGGTCAGTCACTACGAGAGAGATGTGGACCTGATGAgggacaaggaggaggagttagccatgacaggaagtgatgacaaC ATCTTGTATCAGACGCTCACTGGACTGAAGAAGAATCTGTCAGGAGTTCAGACG GTTCCTGCTCTCCTGGAGGATGAAGGTtcctcgtcatcatcatcatcgtcaccatcagaggaagaggatgatcaGGAG gagaagaagaagctgatgaaagaagctcagagagaaaagagaagaacaaaAGTTCCCAAAcatgtgaagaagaggaaggagaaggtGGCTAAGATGAAGAAGGGtcgatga
- the LOC131440966 gene encoding inositol monophosphatase 1-like isoform X2, which translates to MSDWCDCFNFGISITKQASEQHKDVRVKSSSADLVTETDERVENLLISAIRNRYPLHRFIGEESVAAGEHLELTDTPTWIIDPIDGTVNFVHRFPFVAISIAFTVNKQTEFGIVYSCVEDKLFCAQRGGGAFLNGEPLHVSGQEDISRCLVVTEIGAERDDLALSIMTSNIFRLLTLPVHGVRALGTAAVDMCQVATGGADVYYHIGMHCWDIAASAIIVQEAGGVVMDTDGSQFDMMSRRVIAASSLVVAGRVADMIQAFPCRRDDEQPV; encoded by the exons ATGTCTGACTGGTGCGACTGTTTCAACTTTGGCATCTCCATCACCAAACAGGCCAgtgag CAGCACAAAGACGTGAGAGTGAAGAGTTCATCAGCTGATCTGGTGACAGAGACTGATGAGAGAGTGGAGAACCTGCTGATCAGTGCCATCAGGAACCGATATCCACTGCACAG GTTTATAGGGGAGGAGTCTGTTGCTGCAGGTGAGCACCTGGAACTGACAGACACGCCCACTTGGATCATCGATCCTATTGATGGGACGGTTAACTTTGTCCACAG GTTTCCGTTTGTGGCGATTTCCATCGCCTTCACGGTCAACAAGCAG ACAGAGTTTGGGATTGTGTACAGTTGTGTGGAGGACAAACTGTTCTGCGctcagagagggggaggagccttTCTGAACGGAGAACCGCTGCACGTGTCTGGACAGGAAG ATATCAGCAGGTGTTTAGTGGTGACGGAGATTGGGGCGGAGCGTGATGACCTGGCCCTGTCCATCATGACCTCCAACATCTTCAGACTGCTCACACTTCCTGTACATGG TGTTCGTGCGTTGGGGACAGCGGCGGTGGACATGTGTCAGGTGGCCACCGGTGGAGCAGATGTTTACTATCACATCGGGATGCACTGCTGGGACATCGCAGCGTCCGCCATCATTGTCCAGGAGGCCGGTGGTGTTGTCATGGATACGGATG gcTCACAGTTTGACATGATGTCCAGGAGAGTCATCGCCGCGAGCTCCTTGGTTGTAGCTGGTCGCGTCGCAGACATGATCCAGGCATTTCCTTGTCGCCGTGACGACGAGCAGCCGGTGTGA
- the LOC131440966 gene encoding inositol monophosphatase 1-like isoform X3, whose product MSDWCDCFNFGISITKQASEHKDVRVKSSSADLVTETDERVENLLISAIRNRYPLHRFIGEESVAAGEHLELTDTPTWIIDPIDGTVNFVHRFPFVAISIAFTVNKQTEFGIVYSCVEDKLFCAQRGGGAFLNGEPLHVSGQEDISRCLVVTEIGAERDDLALSIMTSNIFRLLTLPVHGVRALGTAAVDMCQVATGGADVYYHIGMHCWDIAASAIIVQEAGGVVMDTDGSQFDMMSRRVIAASSLVVAGRVADMIQAFPCRRDDEQPV is encoded by the exons ATGTCTGACTGGTGCGACTGTTTCAACTTTGGCATCTCCATCACCAAACAGGCCAgtgag CACAAAGACGTGAGAGTGAAGAGTTCATCAGCTGATCTGGTGACAGAGACTGATGAGAGAGTGGAGAACCTGCTGATCAGTGCCATCAGGAACCGATATCCACTGCACAG GTTTATAGGGGAGGAGTCTGTTGCTGCAGGTGAGCACCTGGAACTGACAGACACGCCCACTTGGATCATCGATCCTATTGATGGGACGGTTAACTTTGTCCACAG GTTTCCGTTTGTGGCGATTTCCATCGCCTTCACGGTCAACAAGCAG ACAGAGTTTGGGATTGTGTACAGTTGTGTGGAGGACAAACTGTTCTGCGctcagagagggggaggagccttTCTGAACGGAGAACCGCTGCACGTGTCTGGACAGGAAG ATATCAGCAGGTGTTTAGTGGTGACGGAGATTGGGGCGGAGCGTGATGACCTGGCCCTGTCCATCATGACCTCCAACATCTTCAGACTGCTCACACTTCCTGTACATGG TGTTCGTGCGTTGGGGACAGCGGCGGTGGACATGTGTCAGGTGGCCACCGGTGGAGCAGATGTTTACTATCACATCGGGATGCACTGCTGGGACATCGCAGCGTCCGCCATCATTGTCCAGGAGGCCGGTGGTGTTGTCATGGATACGGATG gcTCACAGTTTGACATGATGTCCAGGAGAGTCATCGCCGCGAGCTCCTTGGTTGTAGCTGGTCGCGTCGCAGACATGATCCAGGCATTTCCTTGTCGCCGTGACGACGAGCAGCCGGTGTGA